The following coding sequences lie in one Fusibacter sp. A1 genomic window:
- a CDS encoding DUF6305 family protein: MKKKWVCFLTGCVLLTSLLGGCGNSEPTPQNVTTQEEATVAVEIPKAEQPILVTSSGQSADVQMLKAVLTNLEFDFDFNPTVEADAIEKYKTIIFVIGGSSKGLGAAGIKPEEEIARTERILDAAADATILGVHIGGESRRGGLSDSFANVVAPNADYMIVVEGGDDDGYFTEIALENGIPLVLSENIAAVGAPIIEAFK; the protein is encoded by the coding sequence ATGAAAAAAAAGTGGGTTTGTTTTTTAACAGGATGTGTTTTACTTACATCATTGCTAGGTGGATGTGGTAATTCTGAACCAACGCCTCAGAATGTGACTACTCAAGAAGAAGCAACAGTTGCTGTCGAAATTCCAAAAGCAGAGCAGCCAATCTTAGTGACATCATCAGGTCAGAGTGCTGATGTTCAAATGTTAAAAGCGGTATTAACCAACCTTGAATTTGATTTTGACTTCAACCCAACTGTTGAGGCAGATGCTATCGAAAAATACAAGACGATCATTTTTGTAATAGGTGGGAGTTCAAAAGGGTTAGGAGCGGCAGGTATTAAACCTGAAGAAGAAATTGCGAGGACAGAACGTATTCTTGATGCCGCTGCGGATGCAACAATCTTAGGTGTCCATATCGGTGGTGAATCAAGGCGCGGAGGACTTTCGGATTCGTTTGCAAATGTAGTTGCACCAAATGCAGATTATATGATTGTAGTTGAAGGTGGCGATGATGATGGCTACTTTACTGAAATAGCCTTGGAAAATGGCATTCCACTTGTTCTGAGTGAAAATATAGCAGCTGTAGGTGCCCCTATAATAGAAGCTTTTAAATAA
- a CDS encoding SLC13 family permease, producing MSIELILFIVMVGTFFISCFVFKTPVSIGMVLAAVITTIISGNGIPISQLVEGTFGYIDTILVITSAMIFMKYVQRSGALDVMNVIFVDKFHKKPAILLIMLMFIVMFPGMITGSSTAAVISAGAIVYPILILMGIPKEETAAIIAIGGLMGMIAPPINVPAMIIGGGIDMPYVGFTIPLLILTVPLAIFSVLFLGYTHSKDLDYEMISKKLNHSVKEKHGIKIFFPIALVLLLLIGSRAFPKLIPNLGMPLIFLIGAAVASFSGERFKLYETAKEGVKDSLPVMGILMGVGMLVQVMTLTGVRGYIVATCLSVPPIMLYLAIAVTVPLFGAISSYGAASVLCVPFLLALINNDQIVTGSALSLIASLGDLMPPTALAGIFAAKICGVENYFEVLKKCKIPALVTIAWGMIALLGANQIASIMP from the coding sequence ATGAGCATCGAACTAATACTTTTTATTGTAATGGTTGGGACATTTTTTATAAGTTGCTTTGTATTTAAAACACCGGTTAGCATTGGCATGGTACTGGCAGCGGTTATCACAACCATTATATCGGGTAATGGTATTCCTATCAGTCAATTGGTAGAAGGAACTTTTGGATACATTGATACCATTTTGGTTATTACTTCAGCAATGATTTTTATGAAGTATGTTCAACGATCAGGCGCATTGGATGTTATGAACGTGATATTTGTTGATAAATTTCATAAGAAACCAGCGATATTGCTGATTATGCTCATGTTTATTGTGATGTTCCCAGGGATGATTACCGGATCTTCAACAGCTGCTGTAATTAGTGCAGGTGCCATTGTTTATCCGATACTGATTTTGATGGGTATTCCGAAGGAGGAAACTGCTGCGATAATAGCGATCGGAGGGCTAATGGGTATGATTGCTCCACCGATTAACGTGCCTGCAATGATAATCGGCGGAGGCATTGATATGCCCTATGTGGGATTCACAATTCCGCTTTTGATATTAACGGTGCCATTGGCGATTTTTAGTGTTCTCTTCTTAGGCTACACTCACTCAAAAGATCTAGATTATGAAATGATAAGTAAAAAACTAAACCACAGTGTTAAGGAAAAGCATGGTATCAAGATTTTTTTTCCAATTGCTTTGGTTTTACTTTTGCTGATAGGTTCACGCGCTTTTCCTAAACTTATACCTAATTTGGGGATGCCCTTAATTTTTCTGATCGGAGCTGCAGTAGCCAGTTTTTCTGGCGAACGTTTTAAATTATATGAAACTGCCAAGGAGGGCGTCAAAGATTCATTGCCTGTTATGGGTATTCTTATGGGAGTCGGTATGCTTGTTCAAGTAATGACTTTAACGGGTGTCCGTGGCTATATCGTTGCTACTTGCCTCAGTGTTCCGCCAATCATGCTGTACTTGGCAATTGCGGTTACCGTTCCTTTGTTCGGTGCGATATCCTCTTATGGTGCAGCATCTGTCTTGTGTGTTCCGTTTTTATTAGCTCTTATAAACAACGATCAAATTGTAACTGGATCGGCCTTATCCTTGATTGCTTCATTAGGAGATTTGATGCCTCCGACAGCACTTGCAGGCATATTTGCTGCTAAGATTTGTGGCGTTGAGAATTACTTTGAAGTTCTTAAGAAATGCAAAATTCCAGCTCTCGTTACAATTGCATGGGGAATGATTGCTTTATTGGGTGCGAACCAAATTGCGTCCATTATGCCATAG